A region of the Longimicrobium sp. genome:
GGGAAGGAGATGGTCGCCCGGGTGCTGCACTCCCGCTCGCGCCGCTCGCGCGGGCCCTTCGTGGCCATCAACTGCGCCGCCATCCCCGAGAACCTGCTGGAGAGCGAGCTCTTCGGCCACGAGAAGGGCGCCTTCACCGGGGCGATCGGGCGGCGCATCGGCCGCTTCGAGCGCGCCAGCGGCGGCACCCTCTTCCTGGACGAGATCGGCGACATGAGCCTGGCGCTGCAGTCGAAGATCCTCAGGGCGCTGCAGGAGCGCGAGATCGAGCGGGTGGGCGGCGGCTCGCCGGTGGGGATCGACGTGCGCGTGGTGGCGGCCACCAACCGCGACCTGGCCGGGGCGGTGCGCGAGGGGCGCTTCCGCGAGGACCTCTTCTACCGCCTGGCGGTGGTCACCCTCACCCTGCCCCCGCTGCGCGAGCGCGGCTCCGACCTGGACCTGCTGGCCTCGCACTTCGTGGCCCGTTACGCCCACGAGCACGGCCGGCCGGTGCGCGCCGTGGCCGAGGAGGTCTTCAACGTGCTGCGCGCGCACCCCTGGCCCGGCAACGTCCGCCAGCTCAGGAACGCAATGGAGCGCGCCGTGGTGATGGCCGACGGCGAGGTCCTCCTCCCCCAGCACCTCCCCGGCGACATCCTGCACCCCCAGGCCCCGCGCGCGTCCGAGGAGCCGGGCGAGATGCCGCTGGTGACGCTGGAGGAGATGGAGAAGCGCATGATCCGCCGGGCGCTCCAGGAGACGCACGACAACCTCACCATGGCCGCCGAGAAGCTGGGGATCCACCGCAACACACTGCGCCGCAAGATCGCCGAGTACGGGATCGAGCATTGACTCCCGCGCACCGTTTGCGTACACTCCGCCCACTTCTGGTGCACTCTCTGGTAGCAGACGGAACGCGGCGGCAATTGATCCATCTGCCGTAAACAGTTATCTTGAATAGGGTTATCGGCTTTTCGGCGCATCCGCGCCTGCTGGTATGCACCGTGCCTTCCCGCCGGTGTGCTCCTCCCTTCTCCACTCCGCGGAGGTCTTGATGAGCTCCAAGTTCCGGATGCTGCTCGCCACGGCGGCGGCGGCGCTGGTATCGGTTACGTCCGGCTGCGGCGAGGCGGGCTCGCCCGTGGCGGCGGCGCTCCCCGCCGCGCGCGCCGCCACCACCACCACCGAGGCGACGGCCGCCGACCTGGACATCATCGCGAAGTTCCAGGTCCGTCCGCAGATCACCATCGCCTGGGCCAAGAAGTGGATCGGGCCCGAGGGCGGGCGCCTGGAGTTCCAGGGCTTCGCGGTGGACGTTCCCGCGGGCGCGGTGGACAAGGTGACGCTCTTCTCCATCCGCCTCCCGGTCGAACCCAACGGCTCGGAGCGCGTGGTGGCCGAGTTCGGACCCCACGGCAGCAAGTTCCTGAAGCCCGTCGTGGTCTCCTTCCCGTTCCGGGGCACCACCATCGAGGGCGCCGCCGACCCCACGGTGGTGTGGTGGAACAACGGCTGGGTGGACATGGGCGGCTGGCTCTCGGGCGACGGGGCGCGGCTCTCCACCTACACCGACCACTTCTCCGAGTACGCCACCACCACCGAGACCGCGTACCGCGGCGGCGGCATCCTGGCGTCGGGCGGGTGAGTGCAGTGGCGGGTCCCCTTTCCGAGTGGTCATCGTGAACCGCGCCGACGCAACCATCGAGGAGCTCGCCGGGCTGTTACCGGGCCTCGATGAGCTCGAGTTCCTCCGTCTCCGCCTGGTCGGGGTGGCCGTGCCCGACCCGGGGAAGGAGTCGGTGAACACCACCTTCGACAAGCGCATCGTCACTCCCGAGGCGGCCGAACGGGCGCTGGAGGAGGCCGAGGCCGCGCTGCACGAGCACGTTTCGCTGATCCACGCGGGGCTCAGGCCCGTGCTCGGCAGCTTCTTCGAGGGCCGCCCCGAAGAGAGCGCGCGCCACCTGATCGGGCTCGGCGAGCGGCTGGAGGGCGCGGGGCGCGTGCAGGCGGCGGGGCGGTGCTACCGGGCGGCGCTGGCCGTCTCGCTCCCGCTGGTGGAGAAGGAGGCGCAGATCCTGGCGCTCAGGCGCATGGGGCGGGTGTCGGTGACCGTGGGCGACTTCCAGGAGGCGGTGGCCTGCTACGAGCGCAGCGCCGAGCTGGCCCGCGACTCGGGCGACCTCCCCGGCGAGGTGATCGCCCTGACCGGCCTGGGCAACGTGCGCCTGTGGCAGGGGCGGTGGAGCGAGGCGGAGCGGTGCTACCACGCGGCCCTGGAGCGCGCCGACTCGGCCGCGCCGGGGTCGCTGGCGGTGGAGCGGGGGCAGATCTACAACAACCTGGGGCTCTGCACCTCGCGCCGGGGGCGCTTCGACGAGGCCGAGATCTGGTTCGAGAGCGGCTTCCGGCTGTGGGAGAGCGTGTCCTCACCGCTGGACCTGGCGATCTGCCACTTCAACCGCGCGTCGCTGCGCGAGGCGCAGGAGCGCTGGGAGGAGGCGCGCTCCGACTACGAGGCCGCGCTGGCGCTGCCGGTCTCGCCGTCGATGCGCGCGGTGATCGCCACCGACTTCGCGGAGTGGTGGCTGCACGAGGGGCACGTGACGCAGGCCCAGGAGCTGGGGCGGGTGGCCGAGGAGAACGCGATCTCGGCGGGCTCGCCCTAC
Encoded here:
- a CDS encoding sigma-54 dependent transcriptional regulator; translated protein: MKVLLLDADRSVGRTLEPELNHATELQTAQTLSEGLRLIASAQWDLILLDADFSGAGLELLGRLHQDGTGTPVVLLSAQPSMDLAMEAIRHGAHDVLPKPVPRGRVREILLGIEEVRRLRPLPAAVPADDSAIVGASPGMMAVFKSVARAADSDATVLVLGESGTGKEMVARVLHSRSRRSRGPFVAINCAAIPENLLESELFGHEKGAFTGAIGRRIGRFERASGGTLFLDEIGDMSLALQSKILRALQEREIERVGGGSPVGIDVRVVAATNRDLAGAVREGRFREDLFYRLAVVTLTLPPLRERGSDLDLLASHFVARYAHEHGRPVRAVAEEVFNVLRAHPWPGNVRQLRNAMERAVVMADGEVLLPQHLPGDILHPQAPRASEEPGEMPLVTLEEMEKRMIRRALQETHDNLTMAAEKLGIHRNTLRRKIAEYGIEH
- a CDS encoding tetratricopeptide repeat protein, which produces MNRADATIEELAGLLPGLDELEFLRLRLVGVAVPDPGKESVNTTFDKRIVTPEAAERALEEAEAALHEHVSLIHAGLRPVLGSFFEGRPEESARHLIGLGERLEGAGRVQAAGRCYRAALAVSLPLVEKEAQILALRRMGRVSVTVGDFQEAVACYERSAELARDSGDLPGEVIALTGLGNVRLWQGRWSEAERCYHAALERADSAAPGSLAVERGQIYNNLGLCTSRRGRFDEAEIWFESGFRLWESVSSPLDLAICHFNRASLREAQERWEEARSDYEAALALPVSPSMRAVIATDFAEWWLHEGHVTQAQELGRVAEENAISAGSPYMLGHMYKGRGNIARARGDADGFIFFEKALEIAADKGYSFLEALTLLDYAQLRADMGGVEEAAAYLERARDLCRELGALGELEKAERALAELS